ATCACCACAAAAGTGTAATCAGGGAGGTTGAGAAAATTGAAGAGCGAGCGAGGAAGAGCAAGACCATGAGAGGAAAGCTGAACTATTAGGCAATAGCGGCCATCGCAAAGCTGGAgcaatactgttttttttttgttactagaCTTTTGCGCTTGTTCTGTGCCGAGACCAATAATTTTCTTACTGTTACAGTTGTTGTTAGACAAGAATGTCTTGACAAGACGGTTGATTTCGCTGGTTCCTATAGTAACAGTCGTTTCAATTCTAGCCACTCCAAGATCAACAATGGACGAAGACATCTCTAGAAGGATAGGAAAAACAAGTGGATGCAAGCATTGTAGATACGTTAAGTCTTTATATAGACGTATAAGGGAATCGCAAAAGCCGCAACCGTGGAGAGGAAAACGAAGAGACTTAAAAGTTAAATGCATGCAAGATAAACAAAGCTGTCTCGACTTTTCAGATTCACGAGGCATTTCATTACTGTTGTTACTGTCATATGATCATCAACCATTTATTCATTGGCCACACGGAAACCATTCCCAACAAACAACTCTTAAAAAGATATAATGGCTAATTGTAAAAACAATCTTGTGTTTACAATGAAAATGGTTTTATAGCTACTCTCAAGATATCTCTTGAAATGTAAACAACAAACCCAAATGAGAAACATAATATCTAACAGTTAACGGTGCTCATTGCACGGATACAGATGATATAAACTCAACCTTGCCAGATAAAAGAGTTGCTTAACAAACCTCTGTCGCACCTGTTTGTAGTAACCCAGTTCCAGCAAAACCCTGAAATTTTCAGAAAGCTTTTATAAGCCACAAAGTAGAGAGACGAAAATAAGACTTCAAGAAGCCGCTACTCAATCAAAACCATAATTAACCTCCAAGAACCAGGGCAGAACATTACTAACTTGTCTTCAAACAGGGAACTTACCAAACAAGAGCTGACCACTCTGGTCTAATAGCGGTTGAAGTTTTTCCCATAGTCTTCCCGCCTCTGGCGTTGGAACCCACCATAGTTGCTGTTGTCTTGATGCCTCGAAGGATAGTTTTTTACATGGTTAGGAGGATATCTTCCTTCAGAATCCATTGGCACATTGTTTCCAGcatagggaggaggaggaggattggAAGAGTAACCATCATCAAACTCAGCATAAGGAAACTGTCGATAGTTACTACTACCATAACTCTGACCAGCGATCTGCTGCTGCCTTGCTTGCTGCTCCTGACGTCTCTGAGCATCTACTTGAAGGAACTCTTCCCAATGTTTAGCGTTCATACCCCTTAGCCCAGCTAGTTTCTTCATGTAACTCTCTCTCAGTTCCCGCATTGTCTATAAACTCGCACAAATTCATATCAGAAGCTGAAGTTCACAAGGAGAATAGGGTTCCATGTCTGAGGTAACAGCACCTAAAACTTGGTTTTGAATCTATAAGGAACACATCAGTCACTAGGATCTCTTACCTCACGATGCTTGTTGTTCTCCTCGTCTTCTTCCTTATCGCGTTTCTTTGCAAGCTCCATCACATCTCTTGTGTATTCCAATTCTAGCTCTTCTAAACTCTGAGGGAAAGCAGGGGCGTTCAAACTGATGACTCATCTGAATGTCTCTGGAGCCAGAGGCACCACCCATTCTCTCTTGTTCCCATCTTTCAGACCTGTAACCACTCACCTCATACTTTTGCTTTTCATAAGGTTTATCCCATCCACTATTACGTGGCCTCCCTGGGGATTTCGAATGTGTGGAACGACTCCGAGCTCTGTCACTACCATAAGCTTCATAAAAACGAATAATAATGTTGTTAACTGCTTTGATCACGAGACCAAATAGGATGCAGACTTGTGGAAGGCAAAAACTTcaataactaatttatttaattagaaaTGAATTACAAGGACTTACCTTTGGCTGCAAAACAAAGACAAGAAGAGTACATTTTCGGCCAAAAAATAACCGAAAAGACCAATCAACTTCTCCTAAAACAGACTTTAAAAAGGAGACAATAACTAGCTCTCTAAGCTATCCTGTATCCTAGCCCTACCTTGTGGAGATCCTCTGGAAGCATTCCGCTGGTTCTCACGAACACGATTCTCCTCTCGAACACGATTATCCACAAACTTATCCTGCCTTCCAGAACGCTCTGAGAAGCTTGACGAACCATGTGATAGCGGCATGTGCTGCTGTCTCTGAGGTTCAGGGTTTCGAGCAGCACGCGGTGGAGGTGGTGGACCAACAGAAGTTCTTCTAGGCGACCTGGATCTGCTCCTGTGAGAGGCAGAAGAAGTTTTAGCCTCGCCTTCCTCTCTAACCTTGTGAACAGCATCCACACCTTTCCTCAAGATTAACCTGTCCTTCCCACTGACGATAATGAACTTGTCATCAATCTTGATCTTGCATCCGGTCTCGCTCTCAATCTTTTCCACAACTTTATCAGTAAACAAAGCTCTAACGTTCTTGTCCCTAGCCGGCACCCTCTCAAGGAACTCCTGAGACTTTCTGTTGGCACCAAGCGTCGATGGACATCCCTAAATAAGAAACAACAATCAGTAACGAAGTATAATGAAACTAGTAACTCCAGAGGATAGTTTACCTGAGTGAAATGACCAGACTCTCCACATATCTTACAGATCATTTCCTCttctttcctcttcttccaGTTCCTCTCAGTGGCTTTGGACTTAGCCTCCCAGACCTTAGCCTCTCGGCTGGTAAAATCAGTTGGTACAGAGTTGGGGTCAGGGAGCTCCTgctgctcttcttcttcaccacatTTATCTTCAGGAAGTTTAGGTTTTTCTTGGAcattggtggtggtggtggtcacAGGACCTGTGTACTCCTTGTAGATTTCACTAAAGTCGTCATCAATCTCTGGGTCTTCTGACCTTGTGCTTTCCATCTGAATACATAACACAAtcacaactctctctctcactttcaatttcaatttccaGACGCATCCAATAAGAACTAAGCTCAATCGATCACAAATACGATTTGTAAATAGCTCAATGCAAATCATATACACAGGATCAAAGATTGGCTAAGAAAGCGAACGGGACGAGTGAATCTAGATATCGTGGATTAAGGTATGTATCGTTACCTTTCGAAGTGCGAATCAATCAATGGCGACCGCGTTTGTGAacgagaggaagaagacgattAGCTTAGCTTAGGGTTCGTAAGAAATGAGGGAGCTTCCACAAAATCCAACTTTCTAGTATTCTCGTTTTGATCCTTTGATTTctgaaaataacatataatacCCTTAAGAAAATGTCGTCGATTTATCTTGACGTTTTCATCCTATACGTCGTCGTTTCAGCTATACAACTATGATTGCTACTTGCTACTTATTAGGACTACTAATTAGTGTTTGGGTTTGCTAATCTGTACATGCTCTAAAAACTCACACGACTTCTGTTTGAAGGAAACAACAAGCTCTTTACATTGTAAATACTACTCCCTCCGCTTCtaaataaatgatgttttagggagtttttaatatttcaaaatagatgatattttcatatatcaatgcactttttttaattttatcgaAAACCGTATAACCAATAATATTTGTAGTCTGATTTGTGATTGGttaaataacttttaatttatattttaataatgctTTTaagatgaaataaataatttttttaatagttgtgCACAATACTAAAactttatgtattttaaaacaaaGAGAGTAGTATATAAGATCGATGTTGTATAAAGTCATCATACATCATTTAGTCATATGACCTTCCCTTTGTCATCACTCATCATTATGATATTGATTCCTTCAAGCAATATATATTCATACTGATTCCTTGAAGATGGGCAGAATATCAAGCAAAAGCATGCCACGCAATATTTCGACGACAATGAAAATTGTATTCCCTCTATTTCGGTTTAATTATCTTTGTGGAGAAAAAAAATTCGTTTGAAAATAAGTGTTGTTTCTCTCGAAAACAGTttcgttttataatttcaatataaaatattttaactttatatttcaatgtTTTTTTCTCTTGATTAAATGCAGTTAGTTGTATTGTTagtgatgtttttatttaataaatatacaaaaattaaatattttttaatctgtgtgtccaagtttaaaacaacaattaaaataaaacggatggagtataattattataaaataaatagcaaGAAATTCTTccatttttcaaatatttttattatattttcaaacaagAGTTTGCACATTCAACTATTCAACACAGTGAATTATTAGCTTGGTAAAAAAACGGGAGCGTTAACACTTAACCAACAGTTTAATTAACCATTCATTAATTAGTTATATTGTCGAATCAAATTAATACTCTCGAAACTGATCTCGGCTTGGGTATATTGTCGAATCAAATCATATACTATGAATTTAACTTGAAAAAACAATTGTATTTTGCTTCTCCTATGCATTAACTCCGGTCTTTTTGACCCGCAATCTATACAAATCTTTAAGATTACGCGTATATTAATTGCATGATAAACGATATGACGAGATTTTACGACGTACAAAAGTCATTTTGCTTTGTTTGCTTTTTGCTGTCTGGAGACCATGTGATACGATCAACTGGGTGACATGTGGGGACAGAGGGTGATGAAGCCAAACATTTCTATAAATATAGTGCTACTCCTAATTCAAATAATATCTTTGAGTCTGCTTCCAAAAAGCTTGAAGACGCGCGGAAGGAATCTCAAATTAATGCTTACAAAAGAAGATATATATCACAGTATAAagtaaaaatcattaattaaaggTTAGgttagaatttgattttttttggttatctcACCCAATTTCTCTTAAATGAAACCataagaacaaaataaataaataatcgaAAAGAAAACGTTTAAGATTAAAATAGCAAACGACGTTGACAGTGCAAACTATTTTTCAACGTTCGCAGTATAGGGTAATCATGATATACATACAAGTCGTgaatcttttttcctttttcttcacGTAAACTGTTCCTTCCCATCTCCATTTCCATACACAATATGTAACATATAACTGAATTGGTTTAATTTTTCACACTAATTATTAAATCATCACAAAGTTCAGCTATTAATCAGAAGTTAAATGCAGTAACAAAATCAatctttaattaataatttctacatatatattaatcGTCAAGgtgtttcaaaataaatcttTAGCATAATAAATTGTCCTCTATGGAAAAGAAAATCTAAAACCCTAGATAGAACATAGCATTGCTCCCAAAACCTTGTTTATCATGGTTCCATATCACTTTAGTACTATCTATACACTGAACTAGAAAACTACGTaaacattcaaaaaaaaactttatacattttaataaaCAAGTTTAGTGGTTTGGTCCAAGATCAAACGGGTACTATAAATTAAGGAAATTATCTCAATTAAAACTCATCATGATCAAATAGAAGTGACATCATAATCCTATAATTAGATTTTGgaaacttttatatctacacGATTCATACAAGAAGACATTCATTCGTAGTTGgcaatttgaaaaattaaaatttagctAGCTAGCTACTTCATTACGCGATTAATTAATATTCTTCGTTAATGATATGAGCTGGAACAACATCTTGAAGAAGGCCATTGTCTTTGACTAAACCCGCTCCATCAAGCAGATCTTGAGTTCGTCTCGGCTTAATCACATGATAATGATCTCCACCGTCATGGTTAAATTCCTTTTCTTGCCTGCTTAGGTATTCGGTTCCAAAAGGAGACAACTCTTGattttgttgttgatgatggtTGTTGTAATCGAAAAGCTGATGAAGCTGAGGAGGGAGTGTAGGGGTCAGGTCAAAGTAGGCCTCAGAAGCTGAGCCATCAGATCCAAAGCTTCCTTGCCTAGACAAGATGAGTGGTCTAGGATGCGTGTGTTGACCTTCGTAGGTGGTGATTACACTGCTTTGGTCAGTGAATGATCTCTCCACCCTCTTCTTCACGTTACAACAAGATATAGTGCAACGGTAGTAACTCCTTgccaaagaacaaaaaaaaacccattAAATTTAGAAATCTCGCAAGATTTTAAAAGTAATCATCGCAAGAACACACAAAAGCATGAAGATTAATTAAACCTTACCTAGGAAAAGGGCTGTTTCTGACAGGTTTTTGACCGTATTTTCTCCACTTATAACCATCGTCTAGGTTATTAACTTGGCTCTTCGTGATGAATGACACTCTTGGCGCTTTCATTTTCGTCTGTTCACTACTCTTCGTTGATTTAAACCTATAATCCCAAGTTTCTAACTATgagtcttttttgttttgtttaaaagaattaacaaaaacttttgactaagggaaaaaaaaaactcaccgCTTATTTCTCTTATGTTTCTGTTCTTCGTCGTCATTTTCATGTTTCTGGTAGTATCTATTATTTTCCTTTCCGGTCACTGCTTCGCACAAAGCATATGAGATGGACGACGACGGGTTAGATGTTGCAGTTAGCTGCATCGGCGGCATATTGGTCAAAGCATAACGAGAGCTGTCTTGATGATGAACGCCTAGTAACTCCATGAACCCTACCGGATACCTCTCCCACGATGAATCGGACAACGACGACGGGTCATCTCTCCTTTGCCCTAACTCGGAAAATGTCATCCCAGCACCAGTTTTCtccatttttctaaaaaatcaacaaaacgtAGTAGagataaaaatcaaaacagaGATCTACTCTAGacagaaagcaaaaaaaaatgagaggAAGTAAAGTAAAGAAagagagtttagggtttagacgAAGAAAGAGTGAGGAACTAAACATGGGTTCTTGCTAAATAAATACTATGAATCGCTGACTGGCATTTACAGGTGGACAATGTTTTAATTGGTAATAGACAACGGGTGATAAAGCTTTAGTACGTTAGGTTTTGACCGGCTCAGCCTTTAGCCGGAGTTCCCATCGTGTGAACGAGCTTTTTCGTGCGTGAAAGACTAAAGGAATATACGTTTTTGAATTATGACACAAAGATGATGCTACTACTTACCTTTCTTTTGTAAACTAAATTTGTTAACTTATATTCTCATGAATTTTGAGAATTTTGACACAAAGATGAATTATCTGTCAGCTTTTGATTTAAGACTATATCGCACTCCTTGGTAAAACTGTATTGTGTATTTTGTAAGATTCTTCTATAATTGTTACGTATTGGAGACACTGAAGTAGTGAACCATTGATTCTATTTATgtcataagaaaataattaaatttgcaTTTGTTTCGTTTTATACCATCAATCAAACAGCTGCACTgattctatataaataaaaaacaaatcctAATAAGattcacaaaacaaaacaaaagtatCGTTGTGGACCCAAACAAGTCACCGCAATATTGAATAAGATAGGGACCAGATTAATATATAACCTTTGCATGTTCCTGAGGTTCCTCTCTTTTATAGACAATGGTGATCCCGATGAAAAAAGTAAAGGGTATAGTTtaattttcctcttttttttttgcaaacttcaaaattgttttctatGTACAAATGAAAATATGGctttgtatttattttctttctcgATTTCGTATATATTCTTTTGCGAAAGGtgagaaaataataaaaggGGTTACGCATGGACTGAATAACGCCGATTAATATGCTTGTAATGTTAGCTCTGCTTTTGCATGGTTCCATGATTCTGCTCTTCTCACATTCTTTCACATGTAAAGTACATTTTGAATTCTTATTTCCGACCGgcaatctctcagtctctcagATTTGTAAAAGTCATATATGGTtacgaaaaaaaaatcaacaaacaaATCAACGATATAATTAAGAACGAACGGAAGAGTCGAAGCGTCGAGTTCTGAACATCGTTTCTCAGTTGGTAGGCA
The nucleotide sequence above comes from Brassica napus cultivar Da-Ae chromosome A9, Da-Ae, whole genome shotgun sequence. Encoded proteins:
- the LOC106363662 gene encoding WRKY transcription factor 68, giving the protein MEKTGAGMTFSELGQRRDDPSSLSDSSWERYPVGFMELLGVHHQDSSRYALTNMPPMQLTATSNPSSSISYALCEAVTGKENNRYYQKHENDDEEQKHKRNKRFKSTKSSEQTKMKAPRVSFITKSQVNNLDDGYKWRKYGQKPVRNSPFPRSYYRCTISCCNVKKRVERSFTDQSSVITTYEGQHTHPRPLILSRQGSFGSDGSASEAYFDLTPTLPPQLHQLFDYNNHHQQQNQELSPFGTEYLSRQEKEFNHDGGDHYHVIKPRRTQDLLDGAGLVKDNGLLQDVVPAHIINEEY
- the LOC106365118 gene encoding uncharacterized protein LOC106365118 is translated as MPRESEKSRQLCLSCMHLTFKSLRFPLHGCGFCDSLIRLYKDLTYLQCLHPLVFPILLEMSSSIVDLGVARIETTVTIGTSEINRLVKTFLSNNNCNSKKIIGLGTEQAQKSSNKKKTVLLQLCDGRYCLIVQLSSHGLALPRSLFNFLNLPDYTFVVIGIKKPLKMLESEFGLTCKNAVEIGPPTRNLMTLEMTHLKHMMGNIVRNELTSTIFDDWGANLNENQIKLAVSNAYLAFGMGNNLLHY